The genomic segment TCTTTCGCGCGGTTAACCTCTTGCTCAACTTCTGCTTGAGCAGCGGCTACCAGGCGGTCACCTTCAGCGCGAGCGGTTTCTTTCGCTTCGTCGATGATTTGGTTGGCACGCTTGTTAGCCTGTTCGATGATTTCGGCAGCTTTTTCTTTGCTTTCACGCAGCTGGGAAACGGCTTTTTCCTGAGCCAGTTCCAAGTCGCGCTCGGCACGGTTTGCTGCGTCCAGACCATCGGCAATTTTCTTTTCACGCTCTTGCATGGCACCCAGCAGGTGGGGCCATACGAATTTCATGCAAAACCACACGAAAATCGCGAATGTGATGATCTGGCCGATAAGTGTCGCGTTAATGTTCACGCCAGACTCCTCATGTTCGTTGGTTAAGGAAGTTCGTTAAAAAAGGAACGACCCTTAGGCAGCGAACATCAGGTACAGACCCAGACCAACACCGATCATTGGTACGGCGTCAAGCAGACCAGCGATCAGGAACATCTTGCCCTGCAGCATTGGACCCAGCTCAGGCTGACGCGCAGTACCTTCCAGCAGACGACCACCCAGCAGACCAAAACCGATAGCTGTACCCAGCGCACCCAGACCGATCATCAGAGCTGCAGCCAGGAATACCAGACCTTGTTCCATAGTTTTCTCCAAATAGTAGTTAAGTTAGTTAGTAAGTTAATGGTTAAAAATTAATGATCTTCGTGGGCCATACTCAGATACACGATGGTCAACATCATGAAAATGAAGGCTTGCAGAGTGATCACCAGAATGTGGAAAACAGCCCATGCCCACTGCAGTACACCGCCCAGCAGGAACAACGCTCCGCCAGCAGTGAACATCAGGGCAATCAGGATAAAAATCATTTCGCCAGCATACATGTTACCGAACAGCCGCAGCGCCAGAGAGATTGGCTTGGCCAGCAGGGCAACCGATTCCAGAAACAGGTTGACAGGAATAAAGATGGCTTGCAGTACCGGATTTTTGACCTTGAATGGCTGCAGGCACAGTTCACCGGCAAAGCCGCTGATGCCCTTGACTTTGATAGAGTAAAAAATCATCAGACTGAAGACAGTCAACGCCATGCCCATGGTGATATTGACGTCTGTGGAGGGAACCACTTTCATGTAGTGCAGACCAAACAGGCCGAAGATAGAAGGCAAAACGTCAACCGGGATAAGATCCATGAAGTTCATCATGAATACCCAGCAGAAAATAGTCAGCGAGAGCGGTGCTACCAGCGGATTGCGGCCGTGAAACGACTCTTTCACGGTGCCATCGATAAATTCCACGATCATTTCGACAAAGTTCTGCATACCGGTCGGAACCGCTGTCGTGGCACGTTTTGCGCCGCGCCAGAACAGGAACATGATCAGGGCGCCAAGGCCGATAGACCAGCCAAGGGAATCAACGTGCACGGCAGAGAAGCCCATATCGGCGGCTTCTTCCTTGCTGTGAGCCATGGTCCAGGTGTCATGAGACAGTTCGTGCTCATGTGCCTGGCCCTGTTCGTCGACTTCGTGGCGAACGTAGCCCGCTGGCAGTTTGCCATAGGTAAGATTGGTCAGGTGGTGCGAGATATACTCTTGGGAGTTTCCAGCCATCGTTCACTCTCAGTCCATAGTTTATAAATTGGCGACTTTTGCCGAGGCCAGATGCCCCAGCTGCACTGTTATAAATCCTGCAAACAGTGCCAGTACATTCAGATGCTCAACCCGCTGGAAGATGACCATAAAACACAGCGCAGTCAGCAAAAATTTCCAGGATTCTCCCTGGTAAAACGATTGCACGATCCTGGTAGCAGATCGGGCCCCGGTATAGCGGAACGCGCGCCAGACAAAGTAAGCGTTGGGCAGGGCGCAAGTTAACCCTCCCAACAACGCCGACATGGCGGCTACATCACTGTGTAACCAGGCAAGCAGAGCAGAAATCAGCGCCAGGATCAGTTGCAAGATGACGATCCGGTACGCAGGCGGACGCGGTACAGTAGACAACCTGACCTCATTACTTATTGGATTTCTGCTTTGGCCAGTGCAAAAGCGCGGTGATTATATGGGCAAGGTATCCGGCCTTCAACCAGTTACCGGATCTATCTGTAATAAATTGGTCGTAGTGCTTTAGGTGCCCTTCGCACCCTTGACTCGGGTCAATGTGCGCGATTTTTGCCAATAATAAGGCTGACACCCCCTTGCCTTCTCGCTCAGCACCCGTTGGCCACCCTCAGCCCGGTGTGCTCCGGTGACAGAAGACACAGCGGAATCGTCAGGCAGATTACTGAAGGTGGCTCAATATGCCGTCGAGTTCATCCAGGCTGGTGTAGTTGATCACCAGTTTTCCCTTGCCTCTGGCATTATGACGGATCGAGACACTGGCACCGAGGCGCTCACCCAGCATGCGTTCCAGTCGCTCGACGTCCGGATCGGGCACGGCTGCTGGCGCTACGGCTTCAGGTTGTTTTTGTTCATGGCTACGCACCAGCGCTTCGGTTTGCCGTACAGTCAGGCCCTTGGCCACTACCTGATCGGCCGCCAGACTTTGTGCCTGACCATTCAACCCCAATAACGCTCTGGCATGTCCCATTTCCAGGTCGCCATTCTCCAACAGGGTTTTGACGTCTGTATTAAGGTTCATCAACCGCAACAGGTTGGCCACCGTGGTGCGGTTTTTGCCAACCGCCTGCGCCACTTCCTGCTGGGTGAGTTCAAACTCTTGCTGCAGCCGGTGTAACGCAATCGCCTCTTCCATCGGGTTGAGGTTTTCACGCTGGATATTCTCGATCAGAGCCATGGCGATGGCCGCATCATCAGGCACATTGCGAATCAGCGCCGGGATCTGCTCCAGCCCTGCCATACGGCTTGCTCGCCAGCGACGCTCACCGGCAATGATTTCGTAGCGATCCTCCGAACCGGCCAGCAAACGCACCATAATCGGCTGCATCAAGCCCTGGGCACGGATCGAATCCGCCAGTTCTTCCAGCGCTTCCGGCTGAATATCACGCCGGGGCTGATACTGGCCCGGCTGGATCACATCCAGCGGCAGATGGATCAGGTCACCATCTGCCCGCTCCGATGGGAGATCGGCGGTGGTTGGGGCCGAGTCGTCGTCCTGGCCAGCGTGTGACGCTGCCAATAGCGCATCGAGGCCGCGCCCCAGGCCACGTTTACGTTTTGTCATACCTTGATTCCGATCATGTCCGTTTCGAACATCTCTATTCAGGCCGTTACCACCCGGTGACGGCGATTCATTTCTCCGGCCAGCGCCAGATAAGCCATGGCACCACGCGAATTCCGGTCATACAGCAATGCCGGTATGCCGTAGCTTGGTGCCTCGGCCAGACGCACATTGCGGGGAATGACAGTATCGTAAACCCGCTTGCCAAAGTGACTCACCAGCTGCGCTGATACCTCTTCTGTCAGGCTATTGCGCGGGTCGTACATGGTGCGCAACAGGCCTTCAATGTGGAGCTGTGGATTGTAGGCATCCTTGATCGAGTCGACGGTTTCCATCAAGGCACTGAGGCCTTCAAGAGCATAGTATTCGCACTGCATCGGAATCAGCACCGCATCGGCAGCCACCATCGCATTCACCGTCAACATGCTGAGCGATGGCGGACAATCGATCAGTATATAGTCGTAACGCCCTTGTACACTCGCCAGCGCCTTGCGTAACCGCTGCTCGCGTCCGATCACATTGATCAGCTCCACTTCTGCAGCCGTCAGGTCACCATTGGAAGGAATCAGGTCATAACCCGCCTCGCCAGCTGGCACAATGGCTTCTTCTACAGCGCAACGCTGCACCAATACCTCGTAGAGGGAGTTTTCCAGTGCATATTTGTCGACACCACTGCCCATGGTGGCATTACCCTGGGGGTCAAGATCGATCAGCATCACGCGGCGCTTGGTCGCCGCCAGTGAGGCAGCCAGATTCACTGCCGTCGTCGTCTTGCCTACACCGCCTTTCTGATTGGTAATCGCCAGAATCATCGTCTTCGCTCTACAGGGATATTATTGATCAGTCGGTGTACGGTCTGCGCCCGGAACAGCGACCAGCCGCAGCAGATGGCGCTGGCCTTCGACGCCCGGAACCTCGACGATGGCGGCCGATGCCAACGCCACATCAGCGGGTAATGCCTCAAGTTCTTGCTGGGGGTACTGTCCTTTCATCGCCAGGTAGCAACCGCCGGGAGCCAGCAAATGACGGCACCAGGTCACCATATCGGACAGCGAGGCAAATGCGCGGCTGGCAATCATATCGAATGGGACGTCGGGATGATATGCCTCAACCCGGTCGTTCACGATGGTGACATTCTCCAGCCCCAGACTGGTACGGGCCTGAAACATAAAGCGCGTTTTTTTACCGTTACTGTCGAGCAGGGTAAAATGGCACTGCGGATTCAGCGCCGCCAGTACCATACCAGGCAGCCCTGGACCGGTGCCAACATCCAGTATATGGGTAGCAGAACCAAGGTGTGGCTGCACGGCGAGACTGTCCAGCAGGTGTAAATCCACCATCGCGGATGGATCACGGATGGCGGTGAGGTTATACGCCTTGTTCCATTTGTGCAGCAGCTCCAGATAGCCCATCAGCAGATCGGCTTGCTGATGGCTCAATGTGATGTCCAGCTGAGCCGCACCACGCATCAAGCGATTACGCAATCCGGCGGGAAGAGAAGTTGCCATGCTCATATATTCCGTGCCTTGAGTCCTGCCAAACAAAGATGATTCCCGCGCCAAACAACCCATATCGGAACTCTCTGGCGCACGCAATCCTCATACTCACCGGCAACATAACCACATACCAGCCAGCGGGCGGCGGATACTAGCACAAAGTCAGCAGTGAGTTTGAACCTCTTCAGCAACAACCGGCATAAGACCGCAGCGCGGGTACGACTGACTCAGGCTTCCATCCGATGGGCCATATTACGTTTTTTCAAATGAATCATAATCTGACTGATCGCTGCCGGCGTAACACCAGCAAGCCGTGACGCCGCCCCCAGAGTTTCCGGTTTGAGCGAATAAAGCTTCTGCTTCACTTCATTGGACAAGCCACCAATGGCGTCATAGTCGAGGTCATCCGGCAGCAGCGTATGTTCATAGCGACGTAATTGCTCGATATCCTCCAGCTGACGGGCGATATAGCCATCGTATTTGGCCTGGATCTCGACCTGTTCTGCCACGCGCGGGTCATCACTCAGTGGCTCGCCCTTGAGTCTGGCCACCAGCGGATAGGTCAGGGCAGGGCGTTTGAGTAGGTCATGGAGGTTATATTCATGGCTGATGGCCGTTTCACCCAGCTCTGCCAGTGCCTCGGCTGCTGTCGAGCCCGGCTGAATCCAGGTGGTTTTCAAGCGTTGGGTTTCTTGCTCGATCTGCTCCCGTTTTTCACAAAATGCCGCCCAACGCTGATCACCCACAATGCCAAGGTCGCGGCCAATCTCAGTCAACCGCAGGTCAGCGTTATCTTCCCGCAGCACCAGCCGATATTCCGCCCGGCTGGTAAACATCCGATACGGTTCCTTGGTGCCCATGGTGATCAGGTCGTCAACCAGCACACCGATATAGCACTGGTCACGGCGCGGCACCCAGACGTCTTTTTCCAACGCCCGCAAGGCCGCATTCAGACCGGCCAGCAAGCCCTGGGCTCCGGCCTCTTCATAACCTGTCGTGCCATTGATCTGGCCAGCAAAAAACAGATTATTGATACAGCGGGTTTCAAGGCTGTGCTTGAGCTGCTGGGGATCAAAATAGTCATACTCGATGGCGTAGCCCGGACGGGTAATGTGCGCCTTCTCAAAACCGGGGATCGAGTGAATCAGATCCAGCTGCACATCAAACGGCAAACTGGTGGAAATACCGTTTGGATACAGCTCATTGCTGTTTAATCCTTCCGGCTCAACAAACACCTGATGACTGGTCTTGTCGGCGAAACGGGTGATTTTGTCTTCGATCGATGGACAATAGCGCGGACCAATCCCTTCAATCACACCGGCATACATCGGCGAACGATCAAGATTGGCGCGAATAATATCGTGGGTCCGCTCGTTGGTGTGGGTGATGTAACAGCTGACCTGCTGTGGATGCTCGGCCAGCGATCCCATAAATGACATCACCGGCAGCGGCGTATCACCCGGCTGCTCCTGCATCACCGAGAAATCGACACTGCGACGGTCAATGCGTGCCGGCGTGCCTGTCTTCAGTCGGCCAACGGTAAAAGGCATTTCCCGCAAACGCTGGGAAAGCGCTGTCGATGGCGGATCTCCGGCACGACCGCCACTGTGATTTTCCATGCCAATATGAATCAGGCCACCGAGGAACGTCCCCGCCGTCAACACCACCGAGGTGGCATAAATTTTCATATTGGTGTTGGTGACCACGCCACACACAGTACTGCCAACACCATCACCATCGAGAATCAGGTCATCACAGGCTGCCTGAAAAATATCCAGGTTGGGCTGATTTTCCACGATGTTACGAATTGCAGAACGATACAGCGCACGGTCGGCTTGGGCCCGTGTCGCCCGCACCGCCGGGCCTTTACGGCTATTGAGGGTACGAAACTGGATCCCCCCCCGATCAGTTGCCCGCGCCATCGCGCCATCCAGCGCATCAATTTCTTTCACCAGATGGCTTTTGCCAATACCACCAATGGCCGGGTTACAGGACATCACGCCGACCGTGTCCGTGTTATGGGTCAGCAACAGCGTCTTGCTACCGGTGCGAGCCGCTGCCAGTGCGGCTTCCGTACCAGCGTGACCACCACCGACCACAATCACGTCATATCGAACGGGATACTCCACAGACACCTCACCAAATAACAGGAATTTCAAAAACGGGCGCGGATTATAGCAATTACCCCAGTAAGCAGATAGGGCTTTGTACAAAATATGAGCAATACCACTATCCACAGGCATATAAGGTAATCAAACCATTGTGTACAGTGTTATCCACAGCCCCTGGAAAATCATTTTTTATCCTTTTTAATCAAAGAGTTATATTGTTAATAAATAGCTGATAAGTGATTTTTTAGCGGTATAAAAAAATTACCGGGTAAAGGTTACTGAAGGATAGCAACCCGTTACAACAAGGGTTTACCACATTTCCTAACAGGGTTATCCACAGAAAAACCAGCCATTAGATGATGACCAAGGAAGAACATCCAGCCGGATGCCTGCACCATTACTGATCGCTTCAGGCGCTTGCAGGGTGGTCAGAACGAAACAGTGAGGGAAAAGCAGGGGAGGTAGCCGGAAGGCCGCTGCACGATAGGGAACATCTATTTAATCCTGCACGGCTCTGCGCGAGTGTTGCCGTTGTTCAGGGCAAGGCGGCGAATGCCGCGAAATGACGCGTCCTTGTCAAATTCGTCAACACCGCACTGGACGGCGGCAACCCGCGCCCTCCGGGGGCTGCCGGATTAAATAGATGTCACCGAGGTATTAACGACTGTATTCGAGGCGTAATAATTCGCTGTCATCAGCAAAGTAGAATTCAAGCGTACCCGCTGCCGTAATGGCGGCGTAACCATTCACTGTTGCGGTTTTATTAAAAAAATCGCAGCCGGAGCGGTTGTACAGATGCGCTTTCATCAAGGGGTAGATGTTATTCAGCAAAAAGAGCTCACCGTCAAAACTGCAGCTGCCAGCCCCCTGGCCGACAAACTTGGCCTTGCTGCCAAGCTCGGTAATAAACACGCTGGTTGTGCCGGCTTTCCAGGTACCTACGGGCTTCCACAGCGCTGAGCTCTCTTCCCAGCTGCCATCGGCTTCCAGCGTCAGTCCACCAGCCAACTGACTGGTCTCGAACGTACCCACTATTGTGCCATCACTATCACTCTGCTCAACCAATAGGGCATCAACGGCCATACTGGTTGCTGCACCACTGGCTGCCATCTCGCCCTGCGCTTCATTACTGCCGCTGATCGGCCAGGCATCAAGATCCATCGAGATACTGCGCTCGTAACTGATGTACTCAACAGTACCGGTAAAGCCACGAGTGCCATCAAAACCATAGACATTACCTTCGTACATCAACAACCGCACAGCACCCGCCTGGTCAAACTGACCATCCCAGAAACCGTTCAGTGCAATCGCACGATTGTAAGAAGATTCGTAAGGTTGATTACTGCCCTCGGAAACACACCCCGAACAGCCCAGCATTGTAATTATTGTTGTTATCGCGAAAACGCGCATGGCGATGCTCTGTCAATAAAAGAATGAATCATCACAAGGTAGTGGCTTGCCCGATCAGGAAAATTCTCCTGCAGCCAGTCTTTTCATCAAAAAAACACAAAAAAGTCAACAAAGATAGCGATTCGTCCGACTGTTTATGTACAAAACGTGAACTTATGCAGGGAATTGGGGTGATTGAACGGCTCGACGGTTTATTCAACCGCCGTGGTCGCCGTGTCTTCTGTTGTTGTGGTTGTTGCAGCCGTACTCTCGGCTTCCGTTACTGCTGCCGTATAAATCATGTAGTACAGCGAACCCGTATCAAACAGGAAAAACTCCAGCGCCCCGGCTGCCGTAATCGTGGCATAACCCGGCACATTGGTGGCGTTATAATCGCTGCAGTTTTTACGTTCGGTCAGGGTCACGTTATAAAGGTTATATTGCTGGTTGACCGGCTCAATAAAGCCATCAAAGGTGCAGCCACCACTGGCCGCAGAAATGGCTTTCAAACTGGCCCGACTGCCCAACGAAGTGATGTACAGACTGTAGTCGCCCGCCTGCCATTGCCCAGTTACCAGCGCGACACCAGCGTTATTGTTCCAGGTAGCATCGTCCATCAATAGAAAACTGCCGGCACCACGATCACTGTCATAATCTCCTACCAGGGTGTCGCTGGTGCTGGCCGTAGTGTAAACCAGTCCCTCCATCAAATAGTCCACACTACTGCCATCGGCCAGATAGTGGCCTGCCGTGGCATCGGAAGCGGTAATGGCATAAGCGGTCAGATCAAGGTTGGCGATCTGGGTCGAACTGTCGAGGTTGATCGAGCCATAATAGCCCCGGCTTTCATCCAGCCCGAAAATTATTCCCTGATACATCAGTATTCTTAAGCTGCCCGCCTGATCCAACTGACCATCCCAGAAGCCATTCAACGTCAGGGTCTCGGCATTCACCGTCTGCCCCTCCGCATTGGTGACACCATCATCATCGCTGGAAATGGAAATACAGGCCGTCATCAAGGTTGAAAAAACAACTAACAAGAACAAGCGCATGGGAATTGGCTCCGGTGATCTTCTCCAATAACCATAGCAACTCCTGATTTATTCGCCCGGCAGAGTACAAAAGAGGCCATCAAGGCCATGTTTTCGTCATATTTGCTCAAAAAAACGGCATATTTCTGATCCAGGCCATTCTATTGACTCCTAACACCCGATAGAATTTGCACAAGATATATACAGGGAGAACTTGCTGTGAGCGAAACCAGAGATCATCTCAAAACCATTGCGACCGATCAGATCTGCAAAAACAACCTGGCTGCAGCCAGTTTTCGTGAAATGGGCAAGGCGGCTGGCATCAAATCCAGCTCCGTGCACTATCACTTCAAAAGCCGGGATGCCTTGCTGCTGGAACTGGCCACCGACTACCAACATGCTTTTTTTGCTGAACTGCAGCAACGCACAGAGGGAATCACCAGTCCCCGCCAGCGTCTGCAACAGCTCTGTGACCTGTATACGGAACATTTCACCAATAACCGCCAGTGCCTCGCCCAGGCCTACAGTGCCGGAATGAATGAACTGACCGAGGAAAGTCAGACCGCTATCCATGCCTTCTATGAAGCGCTGTTCGACTGGGTACTGGAATGCCTCAGCTCCGCCCGCTTCCTGCCGGTCTCACGGGAAGCGCTGGCACGGGTGGTGGTATCGGCATTGCAGGGCGCACTGGTTGCTGATCGGGTAGGGCAAGACGCCGTACATTTGGCGTCGGTGCGTGAATGGATCGGCACGCTGACCAGTCTGTGATCGTATCTTTCAGGAAGTGAGCCTTCGCTTGCTTCCTGAAAGATACGTAGATGTCCCCAGCAACTGTCCAGCATCCCTGTGGCCATTAAATGCCAGAGAAATCACAGCTTTGGATAAGTTAGTACATACTTGGGCCAGGAGCATCGGCGTGATTCACAGCACAGGGTTCGGCAACTTCGTTATCAGATACTCGTGGTGCCATTCTTGGCGCTGCAGCGTCAGCTTGTTGAGATCCAGCAGCTCAGCACTGGGACGAACGACACCATGATTGTCGACGGTACGCAGATCCGGAATCAGCAGCTCTTCAATTAAATCCCTTTAATAACAGCTAGTTAAATCCATCTGGTTATCCTTTCTTTGCGTTAATACGTACTTCATTTACCAATACAAAAACTGCCAAAAATCTTGCCCAGCAGGTCATCAGCGCTGAATTCACCGGTAATCTCTCCCAGGGCTTTCTGAGCATCGCGCAAGTCTTCTGCCAGCAGTTCACCTGCGGCCAGGCTCAGTAGCTGCTGTTGCCCCTGTTGCAGAGCGGCACGGGCACGCTCCAGAGCATCCAGGTGACGGCGGCGGGCCAGAAATCCACCCTCACCACCGGCCTCAAACCCCATCACCTGTTTCAGGTGCTGACGCAGGGCGTCGATGCCCAGCTGCTGGCGAGCTGAGATTCGTAAGATTGGCAAAGCTCCGCTGTTGTCCAGTCCTGGGGCTTCGTTGGCAAGGTCGATCTTGTTACGAATCACGGTCAGCCTTCCGCTGCGGATCAGTGCGTCGGTTTCGGCGGCCAGGCCCTGTTCGTCATAGAGGGCGTGTAGCAGTTGTTGCGGGCTGTGCTGATCACTACTGGCGTCCATCATCAGCAATATACGATCGGC from the Candidatus Thalassolituus haligoni genome contains:
- the atpB gene encoding F0F1 ATP synthase subunit A, which produces MAGNSQEYISHHLTNLTYGKLPAGYVRHEVDEQGQAHEHELSHDTWTMAHSKEEAADMGFSAVHVDSLGWSIGLGALIMFLFWRGAKRATTAVPTGMQNFVEMIVEFIDGTVKESFHGRNPLVAPLSLTIFCWVFMMNFMDLIPVDVLPSIFGLFGLHYMKVVPSTDVNITMGMALTVFSLMIFYSIKVKGISGFAGELCLQPFKVKNPVLQAIFIPVNLFLESVALLAKPISLALRLFGNMYAGEMIFILIALMFTAGGALFLLGGVLQWAWAVFHILVITLQAFIFMMLTIVYLSMAHEDH
- the rsmG gene encoding 16S rRNA (guanine(527)-N(7))-methyltransferase RsmG produces the protein MATSLPAGLRNRLMRGAAQLDITLSHQQADLLMGYLELLHKWNKAYNLTAIRDPSAMVDLHLLDSLAVQPHLGSATHILDVGTGPGLPGMVLAALNPQCHFTLLDSNGKKTRFMFQARTSLGLENVTIVNDRVEAYHPDVPFDMIASRAFASLSDMVTWCRHLLAPGGCYLAMKGQYPQQELEALPADVALASAAIVEVPGVEGQRHLLRLVAVPGADRTPTDQ
- a CDS encoding F0F1 ATP synthase subunit B, with amino-acid sequence MNINATLIGQIITFAIFVWFCMKFVWPHLLGAMQEREKKIADGLDAANRAERDLELAQEKAVSQLRESKEKAAEIIEQANKRANQIIDEAKETARAEGDRLVAAAQAEVEQEVNRAKEVLRKQVSELAVAGATKILGKSVDASAHADLLNQLTEEL
- the atpE gene encoding F0F1 ATP synthase subunit C translates to MEKTMEQGLVFLAAALMIGLGALGTAIGFGLLGGRLLEGTARQPELGPMLQGKMFLIAGLLDAVPMIGVGLGLYLMFAA
- the mnmG gene encoding tRNA uridine-5-carboxymethylaminomethyl(34) synthesis enzyme MnmG, encoding MEYPVRYDVIVVGGGHAGTEAALAAARTGSKTLLLTHNTDTVGVMSCNPAIGGIGKSHLVKEIDALDGAMARATDRGGIQFRTLNSRKGPAVRATRAQADRALYRSAIRNIVENQPNLDIFQAACDDLILDGDGVGSTVCGVVTNTNMKIYATSVVLTAGTFLGGLIHIGMENHSGGRAGDPPSTALSQRLREMPFTVGRLKTGTPARIDRRSVDFSVMQEQPGDTPLPVMSFMGSLAEHPQQVSCYITHTNERTHDIIRANLDRSPMYAGVIEGIGPRYCPSIEDKITRFADKTSHQVFVEPEGLNSNELYPNGISTSLPFDVQLDLIHSIPGFEKAHITRPGYAIEYDYFDPQQLKHSLETRCINNLFFAGQINGTTGYEEAGAQGLLAGLNAALRALEKDVWVPRRDQCYIGVLVDDLITMGTKEPYRMFTSRAEYRLVLREDNADLRLTEIGRDLGIVGDQRWAAFCEKREQIEQETQRLKTTWIQPGSTAAEALAELGETAISHEYNLHDLLKRPALTYPLVARLKGEPLSDDPRVAEQVEIQAKYDGYIARQLEDIEQLRRYEHTLLPDDLDYDAIGGLSNEVKQKLYSLKPETLGAASRLAGVTPAAISQIMIHLKKRNMAHRMEA
- a CDS encoding ParA family protein, yielding MILAITNQKGGVGKTTTAVNLAASLAATKRRVMLIDLDPQGNATMGSGVDKYALENSLYEVLVQRCAVEEAIVPAGEAGYDLIPSNGDLTAAEVELINVIGREQRLRKALASVQGRYDYILIDCPPSLSMLTVNAMVAADAVLIPMQCEYYALEGLSALMETVDSIKDAYNPQLHIEGLLRTMYDPRNSLTEEVSAQLVSHFGKRVYDTVIPRNVRLAEAPSYGIPALLYDRNSRGAMAYLALAGEMNRRHRVVTA
- a CDS encoding TetR/AcrR family transcriptional regulator, encoding MSETRDHLKTIATDQICKNNLAAASFREMGKAAGIKSSSVHYHFKSRDALLLELATDYQHAFFAELQQRTEGITSPRQRLQQLCDLYTEHFTNNRQCLAQAYSAGMNELTEESQTAIHAFYEALFDWVLECLSSARFLPVSREALARVVVSALQGALVADRVGQDAVHLASVREWIGTLTSL
- a CDS encoding ATP synthase subunit I; its protein translation is MSTVPRPPAYRIVILQLILALISALLAWLHSDVAAMSALLGGLTCALPNAYFVWRAFRYTGARSATRIVQSFYQGESWKFLLTALCFMVIFQRVEHLNVLALFAGFITVQLGHLASAKVANL
- a CDS encoding ParB/RepB/Spo0J family partition protein — translated: MTKRKRGLGRGLDALLAASHAGQDDDSAPTTADLPSERADGDLIHLPLDVIQPGQYQPRRDIQPEALEELADSIRAQGLMQPIMVRLLAGSEDRYEIIAGERRWRASRMAGLEQIPALIRNVPDDAAIAMALIENIQRENLNPMEEAIALHRLQQEFELTQQEVAQAVGKNRTTVANLLRLMNLNTDVKTLLENGDLEMGHARALLGLNGQAQSLAADQVVAKGLTVRQTEALVRSHEQKQPEAVAPAAVPDPDVERLERMLGERLGASVSIRHNARGKGKLVINYTSLDELDGILSHLQ